Genomic window (Escherichia fergusonii ATCC 35469):
AATAATAATATATATTCGAATCATATGTTTTGGGATGCCAGGACTCATCATGCGAATATGATGGCATACAAATAAAAATAACAAAAAACAACAATAACCGAACCATGGCCATTTAGCTAATCCTTTGCATAATCAGGTATATCTGCATTCATTAATTGCTTTGCTCGTTGTCTGTTGAGTTCAGCCATGCAAGAAAATATACGAGTAAAACTTCCCACTCCGTTCCCCCATGATCCAGCAAACGCGCACTGAGTGAAGCGATAACGAACGAATGCTTTATGGGACTCATCCAGTTTATAAAGTGCAACAGGGATAGCCTCATCCAGCGACGCACTTTTTTCAGCAGACCATTTTTGTATGCGTTGTTTAATATTATTCTCTGCTTCTTTAAGCATTATTGTACTTTCTATTAACTCATTTCTCAGGCAATCAGCAATTTCAGGTTGTTCGCCATATTCACAGTTATTTTTGCTACTATAGTAACTGGTGTTAGCATATACTCTGCCGATCATAAAAAAAATGACAATGAATAATAACACCCGTAAAAATTTAAAAAGACTGGCCATTATTTTTCACGCCCCATAGAGCCTGACAATAAAGAATGCACATAGTCTACCTTTGCCTCATAAGCTGCATCTCCACCACCATTGTATTGTTGTGCAATAATTTTAGCATTTACAGGAAATCGCCATCCAAAAATAACCCGCTGCTTACTCCCCTTACAGTATCTCAACTCCTGGCCATTATGTAGTCTGGTTGGATTAACACCAGGATTCTCCCTCTCCAGAATCTCCTTTGTTGTACCTATTCGACGCCTGTCAAGAGCAATTGCATCCATAGTACCGTGACCATCAGCTGTAGATACTTTTACTGTATAAATGGTTTTATCATTCGGATCATCAACAGATATTTGATCCGAGAGACTCAATTTATTCATTAAATATATAATTGCTGCTCTAATATTTGAATATGGATCATTAGTAATTTTACTTAATGTTAAATTTTGCCATTCCGCACCAGTAGGAATGACCAGACTGATGGCTTCATCTTTATTGAGCAATGCGGGTGCACCCGCATCTCCAGCGACTCCAATGCGGAGCGGCCTGTGTTCCCATTCATCTTCAAATTCCTCAGGATTACCTTCTGTCCATAACATCGATTTTATCCATATCCAGTCCGGGCACAGATCTGAGTTAAAGTTATCATATTTTTGCAAATACTTTTTCATTTCAGACATAGCTTGCTGAATGAATCATATTTATTCCATATTTCTTTTTTTTCATCATAAGCATCTTTCCTTGCTTTTTTCCAAATAGCAAATTTTTCCTCTGCGGTTAAAGATTTTTTTCAGGTTTAGGTTTAGGTTTAGGTTTAGGTATATTTATCGATGGTTTTTCATTTTTAGATACCATACTGCCCTCCATATTTTTATTTAATCAAAAGATTCTCTCATTCCATAAACTATATCCGCTTGTCCCGGCTGTGCAATGCTCCCAGTTTATGGTTTCATATACAAATGATATCGTTTCCTGAGTTTGCCCTGAATTATCATTAATAGAGTGAGGTGCATATAAATGAATATCGCTAATTCTGGCATTAGTGAGTTTTATCTTGTAGTATTTTTCGTTAACCCCAAAGCGATTTGTCCGGTAAAAATCAAAATCGCAGGTTAGTATTTCATTGTCGTTAATCGCTTTACCGAGTAAAGGCGATGATTTATCAATTGGCTTTTTTATGGTGACGGAATGATGATTGACATTCTGGTTACGACTTAAACCGTGCGTTAACTCAAACACCATAATCTGGTCAAGATGTACCAATTGGGCTTTATTACCAATAGAGTCCAGTGAGGAACATCCTGCTGATATCAGTCCCTGGTTTTGTCCATTCAGTGTCAGATAAATTAAATTAGCCATAAAAATACTCCTTCAGTTCAGTTATTACTGCCGGATTTTGCTCCGGTCGCCGTCTCCGGCATCGTTTGATTTTTCAGCAATAGCCAACGACTTAACACGCCGTCCAGCCGCTCATTAATCTGTTTTTCCAGCACGTCGGTATTCTGCCCCTGCGCACGGGCGTCCTGGTACTGCGTCAGCAGGGACTCAACGGGTGTTTCCTGCCCCAGCCCCCGCTCCGCCTGCCAGATAACATTTTTGATGTAGGAAAGGGTTACCCCCTCTTTCTCACGTTTCATCACGAGGTCTGCAAAGGCATGTAAGTCCTGGCGGGTCTGTAACCAGCCGCGTAACTGTGGACTACTCTGTGCGCGGGTTTTCAGCGTCTCATTCCACTGTGCGGTAGCCTGCTGCTGTTGCAGGCTCTCCGGCCAGCGACTGTCGGCGGTACGCGCCATCTGCACGCCCGTATCCAGCGGCTGAACCGGAGGGGCATCAAGGAGTTGCTGTAGCCTGCGCTCATAGTTTTCCAGTTCAGGCGACGCCAGCCAGACTGTCGCAGCGCCCTGCGCGGTGTCACGGACCTGGTTGAGTTGTTGTTGCATGGGAGAGACCAGCCACCAACAGAGCGCGGCGACGACAGCCGCAGAGCAGACAACACCCGCGATAAAACCTTTCGCCGCACTGCCCTGCTTTGCCACACTGGCCAGTGGCGTGCTGTCAGCCAGGCTGCGCACTTCCACCTTCATCTCCGGCAGTTCGGGCAGCGGCGGCATCACCGTTTCAGTTGCCAGCGCAGTGCCGTTTTCCGGGGCATAAATCAGCGTTCTGACCGTGGTCTGTGCGGTGTGTTCAACGCTGCTTTTCGGCTGCGGCTCAAGCCGTTTACGGGTGTTCTGGACAAAATAAAGCAGGTTTTCCACACGCGGCTGGCGCTTCAGTTCCACCTGCTGGAGTTTGTCGCAGATAAGCTGTAATGCCCGTTCTGTACGGTATAACAGGGGCAGGTCAGCCTCCACAAAGGATATCTGCTGGCGCAGGATATTCCCGGTGCGGGTGTTGAACCAGTCCAGCATCTCGGTCCGCGCCGGGCCGCCCTGCGGCCAGAAATTATCCCACTCGTGAGTCACCATCGCCGCCAGCAGCTCCGCCCCTTCGCAGAATCCCGTCAGCCCCTGTGTCCGGGTCCGGGCCAGCGTGTAGTAGGTGGCGGTATGCAAATCCACGCCGTTGGCCTTAAATATCGCCAGCGCCAGCGACTCCACCAGTTTCCAGTTCAGCTCCGGCTGCGACGGATGGCTGGCCTTGTTGATTTCCTCGCGGATGGCGCTGAACTCTGGCAGGCCACGCGGGTCACTGCCGGTAACGATAGTTTGTGTCAGTACGTTATTGCTCATCCTTGTCTCCTCAGTACAGCGTGTCCGACAGCCTGAACTGGCTGAAAAGCCCGCCACTGAATGGATTGTCCTCGGTGTCAGCGTGTATCCGGTAGACCATCGCGCCACCGTCCACGTTAAACCGCACGCTGAATGTCCCTGCCTCAACGCTGGTTAACTGCCCTGCCCCGAACAGGCGGAACTGCGCCCACGGCCCGGTGAAACGGATACTGCGCGGCGCTCCGCCACTGACGCCTATCAGCGTCAGTTTGCTTTCATTGCCTTCCCGCATGTTGTTCGGCCAGACCAGGTGGGCGGTATAGTTGCGGCCCTGGCTGTAATCGACTAACTGACCATCGAGGTTCAGCACGCTGCGGCGTTTATTGCCGGAGAGCGATACCGTTTCCACCGCAAACTGCGTTCCCAGGCCGTTTTGTTTACTGAAGAAGATGTCGCGAATCTTCTGTGCAGTATCCAGTTGCCGGATGATGTCCTCGCGGATAATCACCCCGTTATCGCCATCACGGCTCAGGTCATTTTCAATAAACAGTTTCAGATTCTGCTGCCAGAATGTGTCCAGCACGCCATCCGGTTTAAAGAAACGTTCAAACGCATCCAGTGAAGCATCCTGCGCCGAGCGCGGATTAAACGGATAGTTACCGGCAAGCTGTTCATTGAACGGTTTCACCACGTTGTCACGCCAGTCAATTTCCATATAGTGAACGGCCTCCACCATCACCACATGCCAGGCCTGGTCGGCCAGCTTGCCCACCCAGCGGTTAAGTGGCGCGGGCAGGGTTTTCGCCATCTGGCGGGTGGCGAATATCGGGTCGCTGCTGTTCTGGTCCAGACGTAGCTGGACAGCTTTCAGCGCCGATTTCCCCGGCACCGGCGCGTTCTGGATCGCCAGCAGATAGCGGTGCAGTTCCGTTAACTGCTGGTACACCGCCTGCATGGTACTTTCTTTATCCTTCTGTACCGCGAGCGTGCTGTTTTCCGGGGCGAATTCATGCCCGAGGCGGGTCAGCAGGCGGAAGTCCGGCTCCGCCAGTGCATTCTCCCGTTCTTTATCAGAAATTTTTTCAGAGAGTACCGCAGGCTGCGTGTTATCACGCAGGGCAGTCAGCGCTCGCTGAAGTGGCTGGTCACCGCTGATTATCTGCTCCAGCGCACTGGTCAGTTGCGCAATGGACACATAATTCCTGACGTTAAGATTATCCATCCCGGCCCGCCAGGTAGCGGTGTAGTCACTGAGATACTGTTCAGTCAACTGACGCTGAATCTCTGTCCGGTCAGCGTCGCTGTACTTCACGTTATGAGTGATGTTCAGTACCCAGGAGTCCAGCGCGGTCAGTTCCACCAGTTCATCGCGCTGCTTCACAAAGTAGCGTTGCAGGCCGTAACGGGTGAGAAACTGCGGAACAACCAGTTTGTTGTCATCGGCAGATGTGAACACCTGCTCAAAGGTCGGCCCCACCTGGTCGCGCAGGTTAAGATCTGCTGGCAGTACGCCCAGCGCCCGCGTTTTCAGACTCTGGTAAACCCGCTGGTAAACCGACAGTTTGCTAAGTTCTTTCTGTGCTGACACAACTGACTTGTCATAAGGTATCCAGCGGTTGATGGCATCACTGTCTCCCGCCTGACGCTCTGCGTGCCAGTCCGTGTGCGCCAGCGCGTAATCAAGATGGGACATCAGTTGCGCCTGGATATCGCGCTGGCCGTGGAACTTTTCGCTCCAGCGTTTCGCCATATACTGCTTCACCACCTCATTATTGCGTCCGCTTTTATCCTCCAGCATTCGTATCACGCGCAGCACAGCGAGTTTTTCCTCGCTCTCTGGCGGCGCGGTGTTCATCTCTTTCACCAGCCCGTTAAACAGGGCGGGCAAATAACGCTGCTCCAGCAATTGCAGGTAGGTCTGCTCCACATACGGCCCGACACGCCGCCCCTGGTATAACCCCATATCCGCCAGGCGGCTTCGGTCGCCCCAGTCACCATAGGCGAGAGTGGCATCACGTACCGGGTTCAGCAGCGGCAGTTGCAGGTTGCCATAGTCATCCATCCCCTGCGGGGGCGTGATATCCATAAACGCTTTAGCCTGCTTCAGCACCTGGACGCCGGAGGTATAGTTGTCATTGTAATAATGGTGCCAGCCAGTGATTAACAGCAGCGCCGCCACGCCGCCCGTTGCGGAAAAGATGGTCAGGCGGCGACGACTGCTGGTCAGCCAGGTCCGGCTCTCCGTTGCCAGGTTAGGCTCTGCCAGTAATGCCTGCGGAAACAGGTTGCGGGTGAAATACGGCGTGGTATCCACCAGCGGCCAGGCCGTCAGCGGGCTGCTGCCCAGCCGGTACTGGCGAGCTGCGGACTGAGTAAAGATGTCATCCATCTGGCCGCGTTGCAGGGACGAGGTGAGATAGACCCCGCGCAGCATGACATCCATGTTTTCCCCATCCAGCAATCCATCCAGCAGCGCCACCAGGGATTCCTGGCTTCCCTGCATCTGGCGGGCAAAGCTAAACAGGGAGCCACGCATATGGCTCTGCGCCAGCATCAGATCCGGCAGCGCCTGGTTCATTCGGTCACACCACGACTGCCAGAAGGCATTAAGTTCGCTTCGCCAGTCCTCGTTTTCATGGGCACGACGGGTGAACGTGACGCCCAGAATGGTGTCACGATCTTTTTTATCCAGTGACTGAAACAGCGTGGCAAAACCATGCAGCAGATCCAGCCGGGTCAGCACCACATAGACCGGCAACTGGCAGTGAAGCTGCTGGCGTACATCCTGGAGGCGGCTGCGCAGCGTCTGTAGCAGATACTCACGGCGGCGCTTGTCGGCGGTCAGCAGGTCAGGTAAATCGAGGGTCAAAATGAGTCCGTTCAGCGGCTGACGGGCGCGCTTCTCTACCAGCCAGCCCAGGGTATGTTCCCATAACCGGCGGTGCAACACATTTGCATCCGGCTGTTCACAGAGCGAGCCATCAATATCGAATATCACCGCCTGTTGCCCGACATGCGGGATGAGATACAGGCGCGGCTCCGCCCCACGCACCGCTTCGGGGGTATAAATTATGTCAGACGGAAAACCCTCGCGCAGCAGTGTCGTTTTGCCACTGCCCGCCGGACCGATAACCATATACCAGGGCAACTGCCACAGGTAGCGGCGGTTGTCGAGATGGCGTTGCAGGCGCAGTAACCAGCGGTCGAGGTAACGCTGCTGGGCGTTCAGCTCCACGCTGAGCGGATCAACGGCCTCTTCGCGCTGCTGTTTTTGCTGTTTTTCAAGCTGTTGCAGGCGCTTCATTACCCGGACAGTAAGCCACACCAGGGCAATAATCCCCCATGCTGCCGTTGCCAGCCAGCGGTTAGCCAGTGGTTTGAGCCACTGTTCTTCATACAGCGTCCACGTCGGGCC
Coding sequences:
- a CDS encoding VasL domain-containing protein, which produces MSNNVLTQTIVTGSDPRGLPEFSAIREEINKASHPSQPELNWKLVESLALAIFKANGVDLHTATYYTLARTRTQGLTGFCEGAELLAAMVTHEWDNFWPQGGPARTEMLDWFNTRTGNILRQQISFVEADLPLLYRTERALQLICDKLQQVELKRQPRVENLLYFVQNTRKRLEPQPKSSVEHTAQTTVRTLIYAPENGTALATETVMPPLPELPEMKVEVRSLADSTPLASVAKQGSAAKGFIAGVVCSAAVVAALCWWLVSPMQQQLNQVRDTAQGAATVWLASPELENYERRLQQLLDAPPVQPLDTGVQMARTADSRWPESLQQQQATAQWNETLKTRAQSSPQLRGWLQTRQDLHAFADLVMKREKEGVTLSYIKNVIWQAERGLGQETPVESLLTQYQDARAQGQNTDVLEKQINERLDGVLSRWLLLKNQTMPETATGAKSGSNN
- a CDS encoding Hcp family type VI secretion system effector, whose amino-acid sequence is MANLIYLTLNGQNQGLISAGCSSLDSIGNKAQLVHLDQIMVFELTHGLSRNQNVNHHSVTIKKPIDKSSPLLGKAINDNEILTCDFDFYRTNRFGVNEKYYKIKLTNARISDIHLYAPHSINDNSGQTQETISFVYETINWEHCTAGTSGYSLWNERIF
- a CDS encoding lysozyme inhibitor LprI family protein gives rise to the protein MASLFKFLRVLLFIVIFFMIGRVYANTSYYSSKNNCEYGEQPEIADCLRNELIESTIMLKEAENNIKQRIQKWSAEKSASLDEAIPVALYKLDESHKAFVRYRFTQCAFAGSWGNGVGSFTRIFSCMAELNRQRAKQLMNADIPDYAKD